From the genome of Chelonoidis abingdonii isolate Lonesome George chromosome 25, CheloAbing_2.0, whole genome shotgun sequence, one region includes:
- the AUNIP gene encoding aurora kinase A- and ninein-interacting protein: MSEKDEENLKTYPLMSNKGKGLDFLAASSMKNSEAAKLEEAQAPILSPQEDNIQECNQPLVQNTQGLTIPLPNYTFPQAQSNSRSECTALARTSADETEDSFSINFTQDSEGNRVLAHKNSADSFIGRISVANGRISRKRMSYFIGEKEGHLCCKRGRTGVGLKPKHLMKGRRRCKNLPLGGISFMDFSRVENVCPVPKDNKGQQTNWPLSQGRTTKAEFLRDSQNFPGFWTRNCHNMAGSAEEQGGSKSSPTTQLFTQDSEGYRVISHQHVYESIRSPLQRKYLQDKTNFVHRGLSPPSVGCSKVYSSGAQDRTPLATTAVNLSEPESCYDLLFTEDSEGNRIIKH, translated from the exons atgA GTGAAAAGGATGAAGAAAACTTAAAGACATATCCTCTCATGTCAAATAAAGGAAAGGGCTTGGATTTCTTGGCTGCCTCCTCTATGAAGAACTCTGAGGCTGCTAAGTTAGAGGAAGCCCAGGCACCAATCTTGAGCCCTCAGGAGGACAACATTCAGGAGTGTAACCAGCCGCTTGTACAAAACACACAAGGCTTGACCATTCCCCTGCCAAACTATACCTTCCCACAAGCACAGTCTAACAGCAGGAGTGAGTGCACAGCCCTTGCAAGGACCTCTGCTGATGAGACAGAAGACTCTTTCTCCATAAACTTCACCCAGGATTCGGAGGGAAATAGGGTTCTAGCTCACAAGAATTCAGCTGACTCATTCATTGGAAGAATTTCTGTAGCAAATGGCAGAATTTCCAGGAAGAGAATGAGTTACTTTATAGGTGAGAAAGAGGGCCATTTGTGCTGCAAGAGGGGGAGAACTGGAGTGGGTCTCAAACCTAAACACCTGATGAAAGGTAGGAGGAGATGCAAAAACCTGCCCCTTGGTGGAATTTCTTTTATGGATTTCTCAAGGGTTGAGAATGTATGTCCTGTTCCCAAGGATAACAAAGGCCAGCAGACCAATTGGCCTCTATCCCAGGGGAGAACAACTAAAGCAGAGTTTTTGAGAGACAGTCAAAATTTTCCTGGCTTTTGGACAAGAAACTGTCACAATATGGCTGGTTCAGCAGAAGAGCAGGGGGGCAGTAAGAGTAGTCCTACCACGCAGTTGTTCACCCAGGATTCAGAGGGATACAGAGTCATTTCTCACCAGCACGTCTATGAGAGCATCAGATCGCCTTTGCAGAGAAAGTATCTACAGGACAAAACCAACTTTGTCCATAGAGGGCTTAGCCCACCTTCTGTAGGCTGCTCTAAGGTTTATTCTTCAGGGGCACAGGACAGAACTCCTTTAGCTACTACAGCTGTGAATTTAAGTGAGCCTGAGTCATGCTATGATTTGTTATTCACAGAGGATTCAGAAGGAAATAGAATTATCAAACACTGA